The following are from one region of the Rhinoraja longicauda isolate Sanriku21f chromosome 3, sRhiLon1.1, whole genome shotgun sequence genome:
- the rps6 gene encoding small ribosomal subunit protein eS6, with the protein MKLNISFPATGCQKLIEVDDERKLRTFYEKRMATEVAADCLGDEWKGYVVRISGGNDKQGFPMKQGILTNGRVRLLLSKGHSCYRPRRTGERKRKSVRGCIVDANLSVLNLVIIKKGEKDIPGLTDNTVPRRLGPKRASKIRKLFNLSKEDDVRQYVVRRPLTKEGKKPRTKAPKIQRLVTPRVLQHKRRRIALKKHRTQKNKEAAADYAKLLAKRMKEAKEKRQEQIAKRRRLSSLRASTSKSESSQK; encoded by the exons ATGAAG CTAAACATCTCTTTCCCGGCCACTGGCTGCCAGAAACTGATTGAGGTGGACGATGAGCGTAAACTGCGCACCTTTTACGAGAAGCGTATGGCGACTGAGGTTGCCGCTGACTGCTTGGGTGACGAATGGAAG GGGTATGTTGTGCGGATCAGTGGTGGCAATGACAAGCAGGGCTTCCCCATGAAACAGGGTATCTTGACTAATGGCCGTGTTCGTCTGCTGCTCAGCAAGGGTCATTCCTGCTATCGCCCAAGGAGGACTGGTGAGCGTAAACGCaagtctgtccgtgggtgcatcGTTGATGCCAATCTCAGTGTTCTGAATTTGGTTATTATTAAAAAAG GCGAGAAGGACATCCCTGGGCTAACAGACAATACAGTTCCCCGCCGTCTTGGGCCTAAAAGAGCTAGCAAAATTCGCAAGCTGTTCAACCTGTCCAAGGAGGATGATGTGCGCCAGTATGTTGTGAGAAGACCCCTAACCAAAGAAG GTAAAAAGCCCAGAACCAAAGCTCCCAAGATTCAGCGCTTGGTAACTCCCCGGGTTCTGCAGCACAAACGTAGACGCATTGCCCTGAAGAAACATCGTACCCAGAAAAACAAGGAGGCTGCAGCAGATTATGCCAAACTTCTGGCCAAGAGGATGAAG GAAGCTAAAGAGAAACGCCAGGAGCAAATTGCAAAGAGGCGACGTCTTTCTTCACTGAGGGCCTCAACGTCTAAATCTGAATCTAGTCAAAAGTAA